Part of the Pseudodesulfovibrio mercurii genome is shown below.
TCTGGGCGACGCCGGGTCCGGCCCGTGGGCCCTACCGCATAGGTTACGCGCCGGGCGCGCACATCCACGTGGAGGCCATGGAACGGCTCAAGGCGGTCTACGGGCGGGCCGGGCTGCCTGTGGAGTTCGTGCCCCTGCCCCAGAAGCGCTCCCTGGTCCAGGCCGTGGACGGGGTCATCGACGGCGACGCCGGGCGCATTCCGGACCTGGATGTGCAATATCCCTCCCTGATCCGGGTGGACGTCAAGCTCCTGGACCTGAACGGGGCGGCCTACGTGGTCGGGAGGCAGCGGCTCGGGGACTACCGGCCGGAGCTGCTCGACGTCCTGCGCGTGGGCGCGGTGCGCGGGGTCCTCTGGGCCGAGAGGGTCATGGCCGGGCGTCGCCTGGAACAGGTCAACAATTACGAGACCCTGTTCGGCATGCTTCTGGAGGGGCGCATCGACATGGCCCTGGCCAGCAGGAGCAGCGCCGAGGTCGTCTTCAACGGCGATCGGGCGCGCTACGCCCGCATCCGCCGCCTGGACCCGGTCGTGTACCAGGTGCCGTTCTACCATTACGTGAACATGAAGAACGCGGACATCGTGCCGCTTCTCGAAAAGGCCCTCCGGGAACTGCGCGGCCGGGACTACTGGCACGACGGCGCTGCGCCGGACGGCCCGGCCCTGTCCGGGGACGCCGGTCAGCGGGCCAGGCAGTAGTCGGCGAACCGCTTGAGCAGGGAGGCGGAGTCCGGGGTGTCGCGCACCGTGGCCCGGATGGCGGCCGCGTCCCGGCCCGACGCCGTCAGGTCCGGCTCGCGCCGGGCGATGTATTCAAGGATGGCCGGGGCGTCGAACTCAGGATGGAACTGCACGCCCCAGGCGTTTTCGCCCACGCGGAAGGCCTGGTGCGGATCGTGGCTGCCCGTGGCCAGGAGCACGGCCCCCTCGGGCAGGCGCAACGCGGTCTGGGCGTGGGTCACGTGGCCCGGAAAGACCTCGGGCAGGTCGCGGAACAGCGGGTCTTCGCTCGATGCGCGGGTGCGGGTGATGTCCGCCGTGCCGATCTCCAGCCCGGCCGGATGGTAGTCGGCCCGGCCGCCCAGGGCATCGGCCATGAGCTGGTGGCCGAAGCAGATGCCGAACAGGGGCAGCCCGGCCTCCACGGCCCGGCGTACCCAGGCCGAGGTCTCCGCGATCCAGGGCAGGGCGTCCGTGACCATGTCGTGGGACCCGGTGATGACCGCGCCCGCGAACTCCGTGGGATCGGGCAGGGGTTCCCCGGCCTGCGCGTTGACGCTCGTCCAGCCGTGCTCGGCCAGCCCCATTCCGGCGGCGGCCCAGTCCTCGAAATCGCCGCGTTCGGCAGCGTAGTCGGCAAAGGTGCCGCCCGCCTTCACGATCAGTATCTTTTCCATTTTTGTCCCACGAAAATGTAGTTAAATTGCGATGCTAAGGGGATGATGGCCCATGCCGCAGGGGGTGTCAACACCGTCCGGTGGGCATCCCGGATCACCCCCTTGGGGTTGAATCGGGACGCGGGTTTGCGGTACAAGAGGGACAACCGGAGGGAGACGACCATGAAACCGATGACGATCCGTTCCCGTCTGTCGCGGCGGGACTTTCTCAAGGCCGGGGCCATGACCGTGGTCGGGGCCGGGGTGGCCGGGTGCGCCAAGAACCCGGTCACGGGCCAGAGCCAGTTCATGCTGGTCAGCGAGGAGCAGGAGATCCGGATGGACCGCCAGGCCGCGCCCCAGCAGCTGTCCAACGACTACGGCACCACCCAGGACACCTTCCTGAACGACTACGTCTCCGGCGTGGGCCGCTCCCTGGCCGACGTCTCCCACCGGCCGCAGATGCCCTACAACTTCCACGTGGTCAACGCCAACTACGTCAACGCCTACGCCTTTCCCGGCGGGACCGTGGCCTGCACGCGCGGCATCCTGCTGAACGTGGACAACGAGGCCGAGATGGCCGGGCTGCTCGGCCACGAGATCGGCCACGTCAACGC
Proteins encoded:
- a CDS encoding glutamine amidotransferase, producing MEKILIVKAGGTFADYAAERGDFEDWAAAGMGLAEHGWTSVNAQAGEPLPDPTEFAGAVITGSHDMVTDALPWIAETSAWVRRAVEAGLPLFGICFGHQLMADALGGRADYHPAGLEIGTADITRTRASSEDPLFRDLPEVFPGHVTHAQTALRLPEGAVLLATGSHDPHQAFRVGENAWGVQFHPEFDAPAILEYIARREPDLTASGRDAAAIRATVRDTPDSASLLKRFADYCLAR